The window AATTAAGCTAATTCCATTTTGAAAACAGTGCATAAACCTGTCTTCTTAATGTCTTCATCCACAGACAGTGACATGCCTCCAAATCAATGGCGTTTCTCTTCTCAACGGACAAAGCCACAGCCGGAAATGTCTTTTGCAAATGGTGCCGCCACCTGCAGCTTGAATGGCTGTGGCCCCATGGCTATGGATGTGTACCCACCGTCCCTGACCGGGAGCCCCTCTGTTCAGCCTGGCGAGCCGCGGCCCTTCTCCTCCCTACCCAGCCCCAGCTTCCCAGAGCCTGGCTACCCTCCCGCCTTTTCCGCTGGGCACCTGGCTCCAGAGCCCCAGCCTGATGGGAAATATGAGCCCCTCCTGAGTGTCCTCCAGCAGGAGAGACGCCACGCGCATCCTCAGGAATCTGCCTCATGGGAAGATTGCAACTCTGCCCCGGCAGCCGGAAGCACGGGATTGCTcttccacctgcctcccagctcagctCACTGTAAGGAGATGCCTCCGAAGATGTGGAGGGTTGCCTCTGATTGGTTGTGGTTGAGAATGAGTGGGCTGGTGATCGGGTGCCCAGACTAACTGCTGCCACTCCAGACACTGGGCTTCTAGGGACTGAACATCCTACTTAAGTGTTCCATATATCTTCATTAGGCTTCGTCAGTGTTCACCGTTTAATGACTAAAGGGTTACATAGACATCTGGCCAGATGTGCTCAGCCGAGAGCATTCACCCTGGTCTGCTGACTTGGACTGGCCCTAGAAAAATGACGGATGCTGCCTCAGATCTTAGGGTcctgccttcacctagctgtgAGTCACCAAATAATCCatccatctataaaacagaactCTGTGATATCCCTACCGGCTCAAAACTCTGGCCTTCCAACAGGTTGGCAACTGGCAATAATGCCAGACTCCTGGGCAAAAACACGGGCAATCTACACCAGCCGTCTGTCTGCTCCACACATCAGAACTCAAAGCCGTTGTGGAGGCGCCCCCCTTGCTGCTTGGGGGCCGTGCCGGTGCCTGGCTGTCTGGGGCTCCTGCTCcggacccccacccctcccccaaacaagAACATCTTAAGGCTCATTCACtatttcatttactcactcaCCCGACAGATATTTAATTAGTGCCTCCTAGATGCAAAATGCCCATCGAAAAACAAGACTCCCTTCTTTGTAAGAGGATGGGGAAGAATTGGCCTGAGGTGTACTTTCACCCAAACAGCAAGCCACTCTGCTACAAGATAAATATTGGTAATAAtagatattttctagtttcctggGGCCAAGTCTCCACCCTCTGGCATTCTGCACCTAGAGGAATTTACTTTTACGGCTCCCTGGTCCATATATGTCTGTGGTTCTAGTGTTCCTTGCCCGAAAAGAAATTGCTAGAAGCTAGctacctttactttttaaaaaaaattttctgagggggaggtaattaggtttatttattattattattattattattattattattattatttttgatgaaggtgctggggattgaacccaggacctcatgcatgctaagcacgcactctgcgactgagctctaccctcccctgccTTTACTTCTGaactaagtatatatatattacactaAGGGCCTGTTCAGAATAGCCAACCTAAATCAGGTGCTGTGTTCCATCCTAATGTTGAAAccaaattttccattaaaataccACTCCATCATTCCCCAAGTTTGAATAGGAATGGACTTAAAAAGAGTAAATCATAAAAACGGCCCGCTTGGGAAACCTATGAAGATTCCTACCCCTCCACTCTTTTTCAAAACTCTGCTTCTCTTGGATTCGGAGGGAAAATGAGGCCAACTGTGTATAGATGCTCGTGCACACACACGGCAACGCCCTGTCTCGACAGCTGGTTAGAACACAGATGGCTCAAATCATCACCTCCCAAACATAACAAGAGTGTGCAGTTGAAATctagttcaacaaatatttagtgagcatctAGTCTATGCCAGGCACATCCTGGCCCACCTGTAATGCAGGCATTATCCTATTCCTGAAAGCTCTAGACACAGACTCAAACAAAGGCTGATCGCTAAAGTCTCAAACACTACAAACTCTTCACAATGTCCTCCAAGTCCTGAAATCCATTGTATTAATTGGCAGTCGATGGTCCAGGGTCTGTTAAGGAAGTCAGTGACCCTTGATCAGAAACACTGCCTGGAAGATGAGAACAAAACCTACAGGGCCTTAAAAACAAGCTTCTCTGTTTTTGTAGCATCtggtaaaagaaaatatgttgagTGTCTATAAACTGAGGGGCAGGCGATTTGGGGTGCCAGGGGTGTTATGGGGCACTTTCTAGCTCAGCCCCAGATTTCATTTCcaatcatattttcttcttttctagttaaGAAAATCTACTTCCCCCCAGATGGTGGACCTGCCAGCGCCAGCCTTGCAGTTGAAAGTAAGGATGTGCTTCTGTCTTTGATACTTCTGTATCCTGAGAACAAACTGGTAGCATAAAAACCAGGATCTCCAGGCAGTGAAATGATCCTCAGTCCTATCATTTAGTTTTTTCACCCAtagaatttgtttcattttagtcTCAAAGAGAAGAACCACTTCATATCTTGTAAAATGTTttgtgcattttcttattttgctataAAAGCAACTCTATTGAGTTCTTTTCTCTGAACTGGATTAAGCGAGGTAACCAAGGTGACGcaggaaaatgaacaaattgaTGGGGATTAGCTTGCTCTTTGCCAGATGTTCAGTTTTCAGCCTAGAACACGGGCTGAAACAACCCGGGACTCTGCAGTCAGAAGGCAATGCCACCTGACACCAAAGGCTGGGACTCTGGGCCCCGAGTTCAATTTGAAAGTAGTGTCAGTGGGAACGGCCAAATGAGGACAATCTAGTGGGGGTAACACGACGGTCTTCatggcctgggttcaagtctgaCTTCATTACTTAGTAACTTTAGGGACTTGGTCACGTTTCTTCACCTTTGCAGACTTCTGTggcctcatttataaaatgaggattaaaatagTGCTCATCTCATCTGATTTCTgagaggactaaatgagataatatatgtaaatgctTAGAATTTACACTAATGGAAATTAGCCCCCATAAGCCCGGCCACACAGTAAGGCAGCAAAATGCGCCCTTTTGGAGGGCACCCCGGTGCCTGCAGCTGTGTGTTTGAGAGGCACCGAAGAAAGGGCCGCCACCATGGCCCTGGGTCTCAGGCACTTTACAGTCTAGTGTGGAGTGGGAGTGAGGGCAGTATACAGGCCTCAGTAGAATGTCGGCTCCTTGAGGGCTGAGACTTTGAAGGGTGTCCCGcccatccccagcacctgcagCGCTGCCTGGCACAGAGGTTGGTCCATGTGTGTTGAATGCATGAGTGAGCGGATGCTGGAAACAATAAAAGAACATTAAGAAAGGAAATGGTACAAATCTGTCTGCCAATACAGtacaaattattttgtttgaagCTGTTGGGTAAGACCAAGAAACCAACAAACAAGCCACAAGTCACCCTCGGTGAGGAACTGGCCGTGCCCAAGTGAGGAGATGGATTCAGGGCTAGTTCGGGAGCCTTACTTAGTATGGCTGCGTCAGGTTTCATAGAAGTCTCTGCCTGAAGGTATGAGCTCTGCTAGCCTTCCAAGTCATGAAATCAGGATTATAAAGTCTAAGTACTTGTTAagagtttatacattttaaaattgtaagcCTTAAAATTACTAAAAACTGGATGCTTTAAATTGTTCATAGACccaaaataacagcaacaacatgTACGGGTGGCAGCTCTGCGCCGGGTACCGCCCACTGCATCCTGCGCAGTCCCCACGCTGACCTTGTGATACGTGCACGAGGACATCCTAGGTGCTGTACACAAGAAGCATCCCGAAAatctggaatgaatgaatgaatgagtgagttcccccattttatagatgaggagaccgAGTCTGGAACAGATGAAAGCACTTGCCTGAAGATCACACAGCAGCAACTGGCAGAGGTATTACTATGGACTCTGCTCTCACGGTGTCAGACAATCCTCAAAATTGGAAATTCTACTGAATGTAAATCGTCCAAAACAATTCCAACTTAAATCAAGTGGACAACAGTGAAGACTAGCAACTAGTATGGTCGTCTCACTGTCTATGGGTTCATGACTCTCTGTGGCCAGGACACTGCCCTGGAATAAGGGGAGAGGCCGCAGAAGGCTTGGAAAGCATGCAAAGGAGCACTATCACCTTGAGAAAGGGGCGACGGGGTGAGCTTTCCATGCGGAGACTGGTTGACAGGAGGTGGGGAATGGGTAGGCTATCCTGCAGAGGGAGGCTGCAAGGGCATGGGGACTGGGAAGGGGGTGCCTCCTAGGGCCCCCCAACAAAG is drawn from Camelus ferus isolate YT-003-E chromosome X, BCGSAC_Cfer_1.0, whole genome shotgun sequence and contains these coding sequences:
- the VGLL1 gene encoding transcription cofactor vestigial-like protein 1 isoform X1; the protein is MEEVRKTAIQMQSPVKTEWNSRCVLFTYFQGDISSVVDEHFSRALSNVKSPRGLSPSSQSEDVILRNDSDMPPNQWRFSSQRTKPQPEMSFANGAATCSLNGCGPMAMDVYPPSLTGSPSVQPGEPRPFSSLPSPSFPEPGYPPAFSAGHLAPEPQPDGKYEPLLSVLQQERRHAHPQESASWEDCNSAPAAGSTGLLFHLPPSSAHFKKIYFPPDGGPASASLAVENEETESGTDESTCLKITQQQLAEKANLQREEKICSSTELRFGRKEFLSSNLLTDSNCESTGSRDIAVLFSFCHYKSRVCSPGSSVLLFLGTRAPRQGFF
- the VGLL1 gene encoding transcription cofactor vestigial-like protein 1 isoform X2, with protein sequence MEEVRKTAIQMQSPVKTEWNSRCVLFTYFQGDISSVVDEHFSRALSNVKSPRGLSPSSQSEDVILRNDSDMPPNQWRFSSQRTKPQPEMSFANGAATCSLNGCGPMAMDVYPPSLTGSPSVQPGEPRPFSSLPSPSFPEPGYPPAFSAGHLAPEPQPDGKYEPLLSVLQQERRHAHPQESASWEDCNSAPAAGSTGLLFHLPPSSAHFKKIYFPPDGGPASASLAVEKSQSPERRKDLFFY
- the VGLL1 gene encoding transcription cofactor vestigial-like protein 1 isoform X3, producing MEEVRKTAIQMQSPVKTEWNSRCVLFTYFQGDISSVVDEHFSRALSNVKSPRGLSPSSQSEDVILRNDSDMPPNQWRFSSQRTKPQPEMSFANGAATCSLNGCGPMAMDVYPPSLTGSPSVQPGEPRPFSSLPSPSFPEPGYPPAFSAGHLAPEPQPDGKYEPLLSVLQQERRHAHPQESASWEDCNSAPAAGSTGLLFHLPPSSAHFKKIYFPPDGGPASASLAVENPK